TATCTGCTCTGGATTAGATGCTCTAAAAAAGTGACTGATAATTATCAAGAAAATAAACTCTAAAGTTGTTATCTTAGTAACGTTTTAAATAGTTCGCAATGTAACAAATACCATCGAAAAATGTAAAGTATGGCTGTTGAGGGCAGTAAAGTATGATTGACACATTACTCGAAAAATATGCGATCGGGATTACGATCATTACAGTATTTTTAGCCATTTTTATTGTTTTCGAGATGCTCAGTAAAAGGCATAAACACAAACATAAACGTAAAAGCATTTTGATTCATGTTATTCAAACCGCCGTATTATGCGGGATAGTTGTGGTTGCGGCGCAGTATGTTGATATGGCAGCGACCGACTTTGATTTGACCTTTATTTCAACACCATTGGTTAATTTTATAACAGTTGCATTAATTGCCGTTATTCTGATGCGCAAGTTATTTCAACTGGCTAACCGGCTTGAAAAAGCGCAAATAAAGAAAGGCAGCGATCCAACATCAGCACGTATCATTGCAAGGGTATTTAAAACGGCAACATTCGTCGTGATCATCTTACTATTTGGTGAACATTTTGGAATGAGCCTGTCAGGATTAATGGCTTTTGGTGGTATAGGTGGTATTGCTATCGGTATGGCAGGTAAAGATATACTGAGTAACTTCTTCTCAGGGATCATGCTGTATTTTGATAGACCTTTTAATATTGGTGATTGGGTGAGTTCTCCCGATAGAAATATTGAAGGGACAGTGGTAGAGATTGGTTGGCGGATCACGAAAATTATCACTTTTGATCATCGACCTCTGTATATTCCAAACTCTGTATTTTCATCAATAAGTGTGGAAAACCCTGGTCGTATGACCAACCGTCGGATCAAAACCGCGATAGGCCTGCGTTATGAGGATGCTGATAAGATAGGCGTCATTGTTAGCGATATTCGCACTATGTTGCAGCAAGACCCTAGCATTGATACAGGGCAAACCTTATTGGTTTACTTTGATGAATTTGCTGATTCATCCTTAAATATC
This portion of the Providencia manganoxydans genome encodes:
- a CDS encoding mechanosensitive ion channel family protein, whose protein sequence is MIDTLLEKYAIGITIITVFLAIFIVFEMLSKRHKHKHKRKSILIHVIQTAVLCGIVVVAAQYVDMAATDFDLTFISTPLVNFITVALIAVILMRKLFQLANRLEKAQIKKGSDPTSARIIARVFKTATFVVIILLFGEHFGMSLSGLMAFGGIGGIAIGMAGKDILSNFFSGIMLYFDRPFNIGDWVSSPDRNIEGTVVEIGWRITKIITFDHRPLYIPNSVFSSISVENPGRMTNRRIKTAIGLRYEDADKIGVIVSDIRTMLQQDPSIDTGQTLLVYFDEFADSSLNIMVYCFTKTTVWAEWLAAQQGVYLKIIDIVKQHGADFAFPSQTLYMEKNN